The genomic region ATACATTTAAAAAACTACAAATTCAATGAATAAGAGACCCGAATAGTTAAAACCAACCGTTCATTATTCATTAACAAAGGAACACAACCAGTGGCGGAGCCGGAATTCTGAGTCACTGGGGGCGAGGGCAAAACCAAAAAACGACACGAAATGTACCAAAAACTAGTATATTCCTCGTAAACGCATATGATGGAAACGCTGCATTACATCTTTATTATTGGAAATTTAACATTAAATATAACAGTTAATTTATCAGTTACTATTTATAACATTAAATGAAAGGTAAATTAGATAATTCGTGAACATATCATAAAATTCAATAAAAAGTTAAACGAGACATTTTTTATAAGATATTGGAAATACAACTATTTTATTCATTGATTTAATTCTTATAGGCTATGATTAAAATAATTTGTATAAAAAAATACACTGCCACCATTGTAGGCTTGCTTCAGTGGTATCCCTTCACTTTGTATGCGGAGCTTTGATTTAAGTCATTGACTTGAGCCCCGCTCTACAATTATATTAATCAATTTGCCTGAAATATGGAGCTTCAAGAAGGTTTTCTCCCGAATTCAAGGTTTCCTCTACGTGCGTGACAAATTATAGTGATCGATATCAAAACttgtcttaaaaaaaaaaaaatatatatatatatatatatatattgttataatatataaatatatatatataaatggatagtcaattattgatacacaaaagtaatattattgtattacctaaacttgtgatatttttgctataaatagccatgaatgcaagcattaaacttgcaccatttctcacacttacaaagtgtttctttctttctctccattatcatctttgttcttacacttcattattaagtattctaaatcaagaatcaaatcactaaaggtagttataagcctactgaattataacatcaagaatcaaaccactaaaggtagttataagcctactgaattataacacgttatcagcacgataatcttaatactaattatggttggctctgccacctaaatgatatatggtcggttataccacctgaataatatatggtcgacactgtcgtctaattatcatttatgttactaacatttatatttcaattatctaacatttatatggccgacactgtcgcctaattatcatttatgttactaacatttatatttcaattatctaacatttatatggccgacactgtcgcctaattatcatttatgttactaacatttatatttctattatctaacatttatatggccgacactgtcgcctaattatcatttatgtttactaatatttatatttatgttatataacatttattaatgattgcttacatatggtcgacactgtcacctacttatcatttatgttatattaaatttatgtttaatttttatatacttatgaatataaagtgactataatttatcatgttgtttgttttaatagaaaatgtcgaatctggaaaagcttaaatttactcctttagaatcaactggaaacaactacatgccatgggttataaaagtaaaaatgcatcttaaatcaatgggtattcttgaagccataaatgaaaacaacacttgttctgaaaaagaacaagcaacggcatgttgctttattcatcaacatattgatgaatgcttacaaaataattatgtgactgtagaagatccccatgttttatgggaaggtctcaaaagcagattcaataatcaaagagaaattttacttccagctgctatggaacaatggagaacattaaggttccaagactttaagaaagtaaatgaatatagctcagctctgtataatacatgttcacaacttaaattctgtggacatgaaataagtgatgcagacatgatggagaaaactttctccacaatgaatgctgcaaacatcacagtgcaaagaaatttgagaatgctaaagttcaaaacatatactgaacttaattcatatctcttagttgcagagcaaaatgatgagctattaatgaaaaatcagcaatcccgtcctactggtacacttgcaatccctgaagcaaatactgcaaataattataaacagggacaaggacgcgggcaaggtcgtggttataataaccatcaccatcatcatgccaaaagccataactatggtagaaaccatccttatggtaatggtaatgggcgaggacgtggtcgtggtcgttgccgtggtggtcaaagaaataataatccacgaaaatataaatatcaaccacaaacaagcccactaaacaagatgttgaagaaaattcttctaaaaattctgaagaatcttgctacagatgtggtagaatgggccactgggctaatacttgccgaacatctaaacatcttgttaagatgtatcaggattcgctgaaagataaagaaaaggaagtaaactttgtggataacgtcgatccaacagtcactgagaaaccatctgatttatatgaagatttcttgaatgtttaagttgtgtgtctttcgaaaaataaacgatttaatatcgtctgtctttgtcattatgtttgctaaatgtttcagtactatctatttgcgtttaaaatattgtgtaatattaatgtactcactatttatttcttatatatgaagttcaatatgaattttgctggaatacaacatcaatcaagtggtggagatctctgtatagcagacagtggaactacacacactatacttaaatccgagaaatattttattgatctaaaaccaacggaaggaactatacatacaatatcaggacctgctaacttgataaaagggataggaaaggcaaatttcatactaccaaatggtacaaaatttttaataaatgatgccttattttctcccaagtcaagcagaaatttattgagtttctccgacatataccttaacgggtatgattatcagtcagtgacaacagaaaatgagaaatatttaagtatcactgacaagagtcatgtggttgaaaaactgccaagacttagttctggattacattatacacatataaatgtaccagaaatacatatggtagttaacgaaaaatatattgatcctggtgtattcagtttatggcataacagattaggccatccaggatcaacaatgatgaaaaggattattgaatgtactcatggacatccactaaaggatagaaaaatccatcatgatacaatggttccatgtacatcttgctctcttggaaaattgataactagaccctcaccacttaaggttgagaaagaatcaccaatgtttcttgaaagaattcaaggtgatatatgtggaccaattcatccaccatgtggaccatttagatatttcatggttctaatagacgcatctagcagatggtctcatgtttgtctgttatcaagccgtaatgtggcatttgcaaaatttcttgcccaaattattaaattgagagctcattttcctgattacaccattaaaagggtgagacttgataatgctcgtgaatttacatctcaagcatttaatgactattgcatgtctataggaattgttgttgaacattctgttgctcatgtgcatacacaaaatggtttagccgagtcattgattaaacgtttacagttaatcgctagagcattgataatgagaacaaaactccctgtatctatatggggtcatgcaattttacatgctgctgcattgattcgcatcagaccaagtgcaagtcataaatattcccccctacaacttgcttttggtcaagagccaaatatttcccatcttagaacatttggttgtgcagtgtatgttccaattgcgacaccacaacgtacaaaaatgggtcctcaaaggaggttgggaatatatgttggatatgaaacatcttcaatattaaggtatattgaacctatgacaggtgacgtttttacagcacgttttgctgattgtcattttaatgaaacattgttccctagattagggggagaaatgaaaaataaagaaaatgatgtttcatggtgtgaacctcaattaaagtatcttgatcctcgcacaaaagaatgcgagacagaagttcaaaagataatgcatatacaagaacttgcaaatcaattgcctgatgcatttacagatacaaaaacggtgacaaaatcatatataccagcagtaaatactccagctcgaattgaaattccaaaagctggcaataacgtcactcataaatctttgccacgtcagaaacgtggaagaccaattggttcaaaggataaaaatcctcgaaaaagaaaatcagctgataatgaagtaaaagaaagtgttcaagaagaaccacaaatcagtactcctactgcagaggagattgatgatgtcaatacagaaattgcaatcaattatgcatattcaaaaatattatggaaccgaaatgaaatgaaaaatcttgatgagaaattttcatttaatgttgcatatgacatcatgaataatgatgatgatccagaaccaacatctatggttgaatgtcaaaatagacatgattgggctcaatggaaagaagcaatacgagctgaattagaatcactcaataaaagaaaagttttcggatccatcattctcactcctaaagatgtgaaacctgtaggatacagatggatttttgtccgaaaaagaaatgagaaaaatgaagttacaaggtataaagctagacttgtagctcaaggtttttctcaaagaccgggaattgattatgaagaaacttattcccctgttatggatgcaattacttttaggtacttaatcagtctggcagtttctaaaaatttagaaatgcatctcatggatgttgtgactgcttacctatatggatcacttgatagtgatatatatatgaagatacctgaaggatttaaggtaccagaagcatcaaatgcaaaacccaaagaaatgtattcgattaaattacaaagatctttatatgggttaaaacaatcgggacgtatgtggtataaccgattaagtgattacttgataagcaaagggtatacaaataaccttacttgcccttgtgttttcattaagaaaacaacatccggatatgtgatcatagctgtttatgttgatgatcttaacatcataggtacaaataaagagatctatgaagccattcaacttctaaagaaagaatttgaaatgaaagatctcggaaaaaccaagtattgccttggtttacaaattgagcatatgcctaatggtttacttgtacatcaaacaacatatactgaaaagattttgaaacgtttcaatatggacaaggcaaaaccattaagtactcctatggttgttagatcactcaatgttgaaactgatccatttcgtccatgtgaagatcatgaagatattcttggaccagaagtaccatatcttagtgcaattggagctcttatgtatcttacaaattgtacaagacctgacatttcttttgcagttaatttgttggcaaggttcagctctgctcctaccaaaagacactggaatgggatcaaacacatatttcgataccttcgaggaactactgatttaggattattttattctaacgaatcaaaacaagatttggttggttatgctgatgcaggttatttatctgatccacataaagctaaatctcaaactggatatgtattcctaaatggaggtactgcaatatcatggcgttctcaaaaacaaacacttgttgctacatcatcaaatcatgccgaagtgattgcattacatgaagctactcgggaatgtttttggttgagatcaatgacacaaatcattactgattcttgtggactagaacgcgataaaagtccaacaattatctatgaagataatgcagcttgcatagcacagatgaaagaagggtatatcaaaagtgaccgaaccaaacacatacctcctagattcttctcatacactcaaaatctcattaaggacaacgagattgaaatgagatatgttcaatccagcaaaaactctgctgatcttttcacgaaagcacttccaactgctattttcagaacacacgttcataacattggcatgagacatgttcaaaagatgtaacaaccgaagcgatgtctacttgagggggagtcaactccatgctgcactctttttcccttagctaaagtttttcccactgggttttctttagcaaggtttttaacgaggcagtaacttacagttgatcttcaacaaacaaaattgctatccaagggggagtgttataatatataaatatatatatataaatggatagtcaattattgatacacaaaagtaatattattgtattacctaaacttgtgatatttttgctataaatagccatgaatgcaagcattaaacttgcaccatttctcacacttacaaagtgtttctttctttctctccattatcatctttgttcttacacttcattattaagtattctaaatcaagaatcaaatcactaaaggtagttataagcctactgaattataacatcaagaatcaaaccactaaaggtagttataagcctactgaattataacatatatatatatatatatactctacaCAGCCTAATGGGAAAAAGCGACCCGCTTATCAAATACGGTAGGGTCCGATCCATACTTGTGAAAATTAGCAAAGTTCCCGCTCACTAGAGACTAAAGTCACTAAAGATGCCCCAAGTGCATCGTCATCATCACCGTAATCGACACACTCCGTTGCCGCCATGGATGACGTTGATCGCCTTTTCCAATGCTTTAAATGCGGAATCTCTCCACCTCGTAATATAATTTATTCTCTTATACTTGCCAAATCTCATTTATTCTTTCCAGGATTGTTTTTGACCTTTTTTAATGTTTACTGAAAATGCGATGTAAATATGCAATTGTATGTGAATTTCAGATTCTTTGGCGGAATGAAAATACAAATAATTTTGATTTGAAATATAATCAATATCTGTATTTCAATTTAaacagtttatttatttatttgtattttttttgtttgtaagcgaggaaaccctcctagaACGAGCAGATTggctccccatagaaggtaaaaccttgggtaatcaagcccccaagcgcgagacctggtaccgggtgaatagcGCACCTTCTAGTCAcacccctttttgaacaatttgacatagccaggaaatgaacccgggtggtgtgcttcattgggcaactcggtggccactcagacaAGCCTGCGTGGTTATTTAAACAGTTTGTTTATTGTCACAATTATATAGATGCATTGATTGTTCGAATGTTAGATTAGAGTAATGATAATACTGCGACTCTAATTGTTTGTAGCGATTTCGCTTAAGGTTTTTTAGATGCGCTTTTAGTATGGAAGTTGAGTATaggaaagaatttataactttttGTAATGATGCATCTGTTGGATTTTTGCTTATTGAACTTTCAGATGTTATACGAGAAGGATGGATTTATAATTGTTCGTAATTCGTAACAAATGTGTTTTAGTTTTTGTAGTGTTGCTTCTTAGGTACAATACTATAAGTCAATACCTTTTATGTACCAAAGTTGTTAATGATATTTATTCGTTAATAGTTTGGAATTTAGAGAAGAAAATTGAGTTTTAGTGTTTGTAACGAAGTCGTATGCCTAATTCAGTACTTATTGTTTTGTCATCCAGAATCGGCTGCAATTGCAAGGAAAACTAAAAAACAGAAAGTAAATCAAGAGAAATTGAATGAAGATACATCGACTTCTACTGATTTCACCTCTGCAGGTTCAAATGGGAAAAACCAGCAATCTTTGATGAAGATTCAGAATGTAATTTTTTATTCGTATCTTGTGGCACAATTATATGATGTCATAATCATATTTAGTCCTTAATAGTGTGCGTAAGTGTTTTTTATGGTTTAGTTTACTTTGCTCTAGTTTTATACACCAACTGTTGGAAGAAAGAAGTTAAACAATGGAAGCCAGTTCTCCCCAGTCGTTTTTTACGGTTCTCCACAAGGCGTGCCTCCAAAAAGACCGGCTCGGTTATTGCGATTGTTACATGAAATACGCGTTGAAATTGCTGCTCAGCATAAATCAAGGTGCTTGCAGTTTTTATTGAAGCATTTATTTGATAAATATGATGCACGATGCTTATTAGTTATTCATATATGTTAAATTATAAACTGTTGGTTATTTTTTGGCTGTATACTTGTGTAGAGAGGATGTATGGGCTACGTTTCCTAGGCAGGATGAGGCTATGAAGTTTGCAAAAGATAAAGGAGATATGCGTATTTTTAGTTATCAAGACCACACTAGTGGACAACGAAGGTTTCTTGTTTCAACATATAAAGAGTTTTGGCGAAGGTGCATACTTGTGCAGTCACTGTTTCTTGGTTATAAGTGACATTAAGATTGTGATTCTGCTCCCTTTAATTTGAACTAATTGTTGTAAACTTGTGCTGACTATTTATGACTAGGTACAAAAATATGAGTCCTAAGTTTCGTCACCATTATGAAGTTATTCAAGAGGTAATGCTATAATACTCGTATTTACCTCCACGCAACTTAAGAAAATATCCCAGTATTCGTTTTAAAACCATTCTTGTTTTACACATTAGTTTATCCTAACGGGACTCAAAATATTTTTATATCCAATTTGGACTTATCATAGCATTCTGCCACCTTTAAGCAACATTACAAATTACGGGCCTTCAAGGAACTATATAAAGGGTTGCCAAGAGGCAGTCTTTTAAGCAACATTACGAATTATGGGTTTTCAAGAAATTATATTATGGGTCCTCAGATGCAAATATGAAATATGAGCTATCTACTGTTTTCAGTGGTAAAAGTGTATATACTGATTCTAAAATATATTCGCCACCTTCATTCTTATTGGGATAAGTTGTTCAGTTTAAGCAATCATCTATTAAAGTTAATGTAATGTTGTGCTATCTTTACTTCATCTTTCAAGTTAATTTCTATATTTACTACAAAAAATCGGTGCTTCAATATATTTTATATGGAATTGCTATTGCTTAAGGAATATTTACATGTAAGTTTGTAACCTATCTGATGACATTGATGGTATTTATAGGGATTGCCATGCCACCTTTATTTCGATTTAGAATTCAATATTAAAGAAAATCCTGAAAGGAATGGGGATGAAATGGTTGATCTTCTCATATTAATTACTTTTGAAGCTTTGCTTGAAAAATACTCGATTGAAGGAGACACTAATTGGATTGTTGAACTTGACTCTTCTACAAAAGGTACAGATTTAAGTGTTTGATTGCATCAATATTTAAAAGATCGTTAGCTATGTCACGAGACTCTTCAGCGTTTTTTGTACTCAACTGCATAAAACTTGATGTGTGCTCCTTCGTAAAATTGCAACTACTAGTAGTTTTTATTTTCTCATACTGTCTTCTAGTTTTTTGTTTGTTTGCTTCTATCAAGTTTAGGTGTGTGCACTGGGTCGAAAACAGAGGTTTGGACCAAAATGAAAAATTAAACATTGTAACAGAAATCAAATAGAATGGTTTTCCAAGTCAATATATTAATTTCCTTATTATGGGAAGTTCAAAGTTTAAATATCTCCATTTCATGTTTGAAAATTTACAAAGACTTGTTCACTTGTGGGTTTGAACTAGACCATGTCTAGAACCGATTTCTCATAATCTTCAACGGATAACTGAACCAAAACCAATTTTAAGCTTTACGCAACCAAAACTGAATATAGACGGTGCTTCTTCACTTTGTTTTCTAGGTTTTATCTGTCCGGTCTGACTTTACTTGTATGGGAACATGCAAGGATATATGTTACAAATAATGTTCTACTTTCTATGTTTCTAACAATGATTCAGTTGATATATATTTAAAAGTGCATATATCTATTTTTCTAATAGTGTTTGCGAACAGATAAGTTTTCCCGTCACTTAATCATTCGTATACCAGGGATTGCTTTCAAGGACAACATACATGTTGGTGCATTTGTTGCAGAGGTATCAAATTGTAGCTTATTTTCTTTTTTTTCAGTTATTATAATATTACTTTTCTGTTTCCCTTTTTGGTTAAGTAATATCAAACTGGTATATTTCAAAGTTCTTTTCTCGTTCTTTGTTTAGTTTTTGTTTAACAAGTTGTTTCATGTTAATAGATATGTTCACGAATTCATAGTGCAAGAGGAAGGGATAAAAGATTTGAGCAGTTATTTATATCCAAAGATTCAAGTTCTACTGATGTCCCTTGTCATCTTTTTGTTGATACTGCTGTCTATTCGAGAAACCGTTGTTTTCGTCTGCATCTATCAACTAAAGCAGGGAAAAATTCAGTGCTTCTCCCGACTGGACGGTTTAAATGCAAGGACATGGTATGGACTAAAATCCATCTGCAACAATATTTTCACATCTTGATAACATGTCTATATTTCACATTACTAACTTTTACCGACGATGTTGAGTCGCAGAATGAGGATGATGTATTCATGGTATCATTGATCTGCAATATAAATGCTGACTGTGAAAAGCTTCTAATTTGCAAAATGGATTTAGATTGTGTGAAGGTTTTGCATTTTGATATCGAGGTAAATCCCATCCACCTATCTACATAATAATGTGTGTATATATGTTTTTACTTACTGGTCCTAACAATATTTGACTAATGTAGTAACGTTATCATTTTGGCTAATGATTTATAGCTCACTACAGATCTTGAAGTTGAGATGTTTGTATTTTAATATAAGAAGTGACTTAAATTTCATGTGGTTTGACGAGTAGTATTATAgattttaatattttattgaccAATTCGATTATTCACGATTCTTGTATGGCAGAAAAATAGTGAGTACCGTAAGCCTTGTGCTCGAGAATTTATACCGAGTGCTAGCTCAAGCAATGGTTATTTCagtggaaaatctccatttccaaCATTAGATGAGTTTGTGGAGTATGTTGGTACCATCGGTAATGTACAAGGTTGTTCTTCATACTatatatttatcattttttttttttttttgttcattaTTAGGAGTTGTTTTTCATTTATCCTTGCAAGTTGCAACAAAGAGTAATTTCGACAATAAATGAACAAGATTTTTTGGTTTGCATTTCTAGGAAAAATTCGAAGCTGGTATTGGTTCTCAGAGTATGGCTTAATGGTATACAGCATGCTAAGAAATAGATTCTGTGAAAGAATTGGCAGACAACACAAAAGCAATCACGGTAAATCTGAAAGTTGTCTGTCTGCCGACAAAATAACATCAACAAATCTAATGTTTACACGAACGTTTTGTTATCTGTTTCAGTGATGTACGTGGTGGATCTACAAAAGGCTACGTACTATCAGAAGTGTTATGATCCTGACTGCAGAGGTTTGTCATTTGTTTCTCCttgatttatttttaatataacttATAATGTAGTCACATATTTTTTAAACCTACTGATGTATTGTATTCATAGGTTATCGATCTCCGCTACGGCCGGTTCCACCAGAAGCTTTTCCCGACTCTTTTAGTTACATGGAGACAGGGGATGAAAAGGAGTTGATGTTGCCTTATGGTGAGGAGAGTCCCAAGGACAGCTGTCAAAAAGATGAGTGGTGGCGTGAAGCAATGGTTGTTGCAGACAAAGCTGAAAATATGCCTAGAATGCTGGATCTAATGAAGGAGGTACATGTTCTTGCTTTAGATGTTATTTAGCTGCGGTTGTCATGATGCTACATATATAACTGGTGGATGCTACAATTGTCACGATTTAAATGTTATAGCAGGATGATGATGTGTGGGATGACGATGATGATTGGTGGATGGCTGCTGAAACCACTGTATCACAGATTGAGCTCATGTACTGCGCTAAAGCTTGATTCTGTTTGAGTTATTTGGCATCCCACTTGCTTTCACAAAATCTGTTTAAGGTTATTAAGATGGAGCTCTCCTGTTACAAGATCAGCTGCATCTGAAATGTTCAACTTTATATTTCAAATTGATTGCTCTAGTCCTAAAATTATTAATCTCATGTATACACTATTGACTTGAGATCTATGTAACAATGTAACATGTAATACATAaatcttattatttatatatttaatatttatataatctcAAGAACtgagatatgtatattgttaaTTTTAGATTTGTGAATGTTAATCTGTATGAAACTGGAGAACGGATTCTTAAAAAAGACTCCTACGTTTTCGCATTGAGTGTCCATTTAAATGCACACGAACTTAATAATATGAAATCAGTATTTCAATAATCTATTAACTTAACTGTGACTACTTACAAATCTTTCTCCACTATTAACATTTTAAAGTGTACATGTACATGTATCTTACTATACAATGGTGATGTGAACCAAAACCTGGTATACCTATTGGGCCATTTAACATACATAGTTTTTGGGCTCATTTGAAGCCTTATTTTTTGGAAAGCCCAAACTCATATAAAAgcactttttt from Rutidosis leptorrhynchoides isolate AG116_Rl617_1_P2 chromosome 9, CSIRO_AGI_Rlap_v1, whole genome shotgun sequence harbors:
- the LOC139867569 gene encoding uncharacterized protein is translated as MDDVDRLFQCFKCGISPPQSAAIARKTKKQKVNQEKLNEDTSTSTDFTSAGSNGKNQQSLMKIQNFYTPTVGRKKLNNGSQFSPVVFYGSPQGVPPKRPARLLRLLHEIRVEIAAQHKSREDVWATFPRQDEAMKFAKDKGDMRIFSYQDHTSGQRRFLVSTYKEFWRRYKNMSPKFRHHYEVIQEGLPCHLYFDLEFNIKENPERNGDEMVDLLILITFEALLEKYSIEGDTNWIVELDSSTKDKFSRHLIIRIPGIAFKDNIHVGAFVAEICSRIHSARGRDKRFEQLFISKDSSSTDVPCHLFVDTAVYSRNRCFRLHLSTKAGKNSVLLPTGRFKCKDMNEDDVFMVSLICNINADCEKLLICKMDLDCVKVLHFDIEKNSEYRKPCAREFIPSASSSNGYFSGKSPFPTLDEFVEYVGTIGNVQGKIRSWYWFSEYGLMVYSMLRNRFCERIGRQHKSNHVMYVVDLQKATYYQKCYDPDCRGYRSPLRPVPPEAFPDSFSYMETGDEKELMLPYGEESPKDSCQKDEWWREAMVVADKAENMPRMLDLMKEVHVLALDQDDDVWDDDDDWWMAAETTVSQIELMYCAKA